One window of the Candidozyma auris chromosome 6, complete sequence genome contains the following:
- a CDS encoding aspartic endopeptidase, translating into MPINENSTFVELPWLDKASIALPHYIYSTGVPSELTAFVVLIVLATSIVIFGAYATVQQPKNAIDANEDKASELYDITDRDGCNSFLGSADSAKNVDLDMISYKTALAFPVLAASALYGLDYLIRKLDVSKIKLLNYYVVFSSFGSSFVSYNIFTASAARNLGYWLGLKGNSSALIKRYRLTLSEDHELPLGSYERIDPKAMGMSKKKLEEFEEFMWERNHAQLLRLPKIKSRDQLTALVFDSRLLYLILASVATATTYYLYNPQLQENYDLPSMNWLLNNTIATLLAMGGLAFFRIGNIKVASVLLIALFAYDIYFVFKSTLMISVATGIDLPVKIVFPRAPASLLNFKQIGDMSYQQLALPASMLGLGDIVIPGTFASLCLRFDYHLFYTNNKLPFHKLRSIGVPKYFTAAIVAYVAALMATMTAVQIYDCGQPALLYIVPAMIGAVALTAVVNGQFRELWDYKEDMEKYEPEKLKHKRVKADEGDKDVKMTVVTSETLYEFGDVTDESDDTFIIDESTDADDDSDESDLEAEISHLLQDQEIDVERISDLSD; encoded by the coding sequence ATGCCAATCAACGAGAACTCCACATTTGTCGAACTCCCTTGGCTCGATAAGGCCTCTATTGCTTTGCCACACTACATCTATTCCACTGGTGTTCCTCTGGAGCTCACTGCCTTCGTCGTTTTGATTGTTCTCGCTACCTCCATAGTTATCTTTGGAGCATACGCTACAGTCCAACAACCTAAGAACGCCATTGATGCAAATGAGGATAAGGCCTCTGAGCTTTATGATATCACAGACCGCGACGGGTGCAACCTGTTTCTTGGGTCTGCTGATAGTGCTAAGAATGTTGATTTGGATATGATCAGCTACAAGACCGCGTTGGCTTTTCCTGTCCTCGCTGCAAGTGCCTTGTACGGGTTGGACTATCTTATTCGCAAGCTTGACGTGTCaaagatcaagttgttgaactACTATGTCGTGTTTTCGCTGTTTGGCTCATCGTTTGTGCTGTACAACATCTTCACCGCTTCAGCAGCGAGGAACTTGGGCTACTGGCTTGGACTCAAGGGTAACCTGTCTGCGTTGATCAAAAGGTACAGATTGACTCTTTCAGAGGATCACGAGTTGCCCTTGGGTCTGTATGAGCGCATTGACCCCAAGGCAATGGGCatgtcgaagaagaaactaGAGGAGTTCGAGGAATTCATGTGGGAAAGAAACCACGCGCAGTTACTACGTCTTCCGAAGATCAAGTCAAGAGATCAACTCACCGCCTTGGTGTTCGATAGCAGGTTGCTCTACCTCATTTTGGCCTCAGTGGCAACGGCCACAACATACTACTTGTACAATCCTCAGTTGCAGGAAAACTACGATTTGCCTTCGATGAATTGGCTACTCAACAATACTATTGCTACGCTTCTTGCCATGGGAGGACTTGCATTTTTCAGAATTGGCAACATCAAGGTTGCTTCTGTGTTACTCATTGCTCTTTTTGCCTATGATATCTACTTTGTGTTCAAGTCGACCTTGATGATATCTGTAGCCACAGGAATTGACTTGCCTGTCAAGATTGTCTTTCCCAGAGCTCCTGCCTCACTCTTAAACTTTAAGCAGATTGGCGATATGCTGTACCAGCAACTTGCTCTTCCAGCTTCTATGCTCGGGCTTGGTGATATCGTGATACCAGGAACCTTTGCATCACTATGTCTTCGTTTTGACTATCACCTATTTtacaccaacaacaagcttcCTTTCCATAAGCTTCGCAGCATTGGAGTACCCAAGTACTTCACTGCTGCGATAGTAGCGTACGTTGCGGCATTGATGGCCACAATGACCGCTGTTCAGATTTATGATTGTGGGCAGCCGGCTCTCTTGTATATTGTGCCAGCAATGATCGGTGCAGTTGCCCTTACTGCCGTTGTCAATGGCCAGTTTAGAGAACTTTGGGATTACAAGGAAGACATGGAAAAATACGAGCCTGAGAAGTTGAAACATAAACGTGTAAAGGCAGATGAAGGTGATAAAGACGTAAAAATGACTGTTGTGACTTCAGAAACGTTGTACgagtttggtgatgtcactGATGAGAGTGATGATACATTTATTATCGACGAGAGCACAGACGCTGACGACGATTCCGACGAGTCTGACCTTGAGGCTGAAATCAGCCATTTGCTTCAGGACCAAGAAATTGACGTTGAGCGTATCTCTGATCTACTGGATTAA
- the FAS2 gene encoding trifunctional fatty acid synthase subunit FAS2: MKAEIEQELSHVLLTELLAYQFASPVRWIETQDVFLKDHNTERVVEIGPSPTLAGMASRTIKAKYESYDAALSLQRQVLCYAKDPKEIYYTPDPPAPEEPKEAPKEEVKEAASAAPAAPAAPVAAAPAAPAGPVESIPDEPVKASILLHVLVAQKLKKPLDAVPMSKPIKDLVNGKSTVQNEILGDLGKEFGSTPDKPEDTPLEELAEQFQDSFSGSLGKTSTSLIGRLMSSKMPGGFSITNARKYLESRYGLGAGRQDSVLLFCLVNEPAARLGSDNDAKEFLDQMAQKYASRAGISLSSGSASGSGAAAGGAVIDSAALDAMAAENKALAKQQLETLARYLQLDLNKGAKSFIKEKEAAVLLQKELDLWEAEHGEYYAKGIQSIFSNLKARTYDSYWNWARQDLLSMWFDIIFGKLTSVDRETISQCIQIMNRASPTLIKFMQYHIDHTPEYKGETYQLAKKLGQQLVDNCKQVLDVDPVYKDVSRITGPKTTVDAKGKIVYSEVNKESVRKFEQYVYEMAQGGKLTKRDAQPTIQEDLARVYKAMTKQASVSKSTKLELEKLYKQLTDFMEKSQVIETEQVTRDALGRRSGSDTPTDEEAASSDDEIASLPDKTSILQPVSSTIPPQTIPFLHLQRKTKSGWEYDPKLSAMYLDGLESGAVNGLTFKDRYVLVTGAGAGSIGAEILQGLISGGAKVVVTTSRFSKKVTEYYQSMYSRYGAAGSTLIVVPFNQGSKQDVDALVDYIYDSKNGLGWDLDAIIPFAAIPENGNGLDNIDSKSELAHRIMLTNLLRLLGAVKAKKTTDTRPAQVVLPLSPNHGTFGFDGLYSESKISLETLFNRWYSEDWSTKLTICGAIIGWTRGTGLMSANNIIAEGIEKMGVRTFSQKEMAFNILGLLTPKIVNLCQEQPVMADLNGGLQFIDNLKEFTSKLRTDLVENADVRRAVSIEQSIEQKVVHGDSVDANYSKVTVQPRANMTFSFPDMKSYDEIKQVAPELEGMLDLESLIVVTGFAEVGPWGNSRTRWEMEAYGEFSLEGCIEMAWIMGLIKYHNGPLKGKPYAGWVDAKTQQPVDDKDVKAKYEEQILEHSGIRLIEPELFDGYDPQKKQMIQEVVVQHDMEPFEASKETAEQYKHQHGDKCEIFEIEGTGEYTVRILAGATLYVPKALRFDRLVAGQIPTGWDARHYGIPEDTISQVDPITLYVLVSTVEALLSAGITDPYEFYKYVHVSEVGNCSGSGMGGVSALRGMFKDRYKDMPVQNDILQESFINTMAAWVNMLLLSSSGPIKTPVGACATAVESVDTGIETIQSGKAKVCIVGGYDDFQEEGSYEFANMNATSNAVDEFAHGRTPSEMSRPATTTRNGFMEAQGSGIQVIMTADLAIKMGVPIYAVLAMTATATDKIGRSVPAPGKGILTTAREHHGSLKYPSAMLNIKYRNRQLKQRLAQIAAWEESEIDFLGDEAELARDEYGADFSIDDFTKERAEEIHREARRQVADAKKQWGNNFYKADPRIAPLRGALATFGLTIDDLGVASFHGTSTKANDKNESATINEMMKHLGRSEGNPVFGVFQKYLTGHPKGAAGAWMLNGAIQILNSGIVPGNRNADNVDKMLQDFEYVLYPSRSIQTDGIKAVSVTSFGFGQKGAQAIVVHPDYLYAVLDKTTYNDYAARVTARNKRAYRYMHNAITRNSMFKAKDKAPYGDDLEQPVYLDPLARVEESKNGLVFSKNGIQSEKAYVSNNAASTAKALASLNNGSKGVGVDVELLSELNLENETFIERNFTEEEIAYAHQAAHPRASFTGTWSAKEAVFKALGVSSKGAGAALRDIEIVRDAKGAPTVVLAGEAKKAAAAAGVKNVKVSISHDDFQATAVALSEF, translated from the coding sequence ATGAAGGCTGAAATCGAACAAGAGCTCTCGCACGTGTTGCTCACAGAGCTTCTCGCCTACCAGTTTGCCTCCCCTGTTAGGTGGATCGAAACTCAAGATGTCTTCTTAAAAGACCATAATACCGAGAGAGTCGTTGAGATCGGTCCCTCGCCAACTTTGGCCGGAATGGCCCTGAGAACAATTAAAGCCAAATACGAGTCGTACGATGctgctctttctttgcagcGTCAAGTCTTGTGCTACGCCAAAGACCCCAAGGAAATCTACTATACCCCTGACCCCCCAGCTCCAGAGGAGCCTAAGGAAGCGCCTAAGGAAGAGGTGAAGGAAGCTGCCTCAGCTGCTCCAGCCGCCCCCGCTGCTCCAGTTGCTGCGGCCCCAGCCGCCCCAGCTGGTCCCGTTGAGTCCATTCCCGATGAACCAGTCAAGGCgtcaattcttcttcatgtgTTGGTGGCccagaagctcaagaagccGCTTGACGCTGTGCCCATGAGCAAACCAATCAAGGACCTTGTCAATGGTAAATCCACTGTGCAAAACGAAATTCTTGGTGATTTGGGCAAAGAATTTGGCTCTACTCCCGACAAGCCTGAAGACACACCTTTGGAGGAATTAGCTGAGCAGTTCCAGGACTCCTTCAGCGGCTCCTTAGGTAAGACGTCCACATCCCTCATTGGCCGTTTAATGAGCTCCAAGATGCCTGGTGGCTTTTCCATCACCAACGCCAGAAAGTACTTGGAGTCTCGTTACGGTTTGGGCGCTGGCAGGCAGGACTCGGTGCTTTTGTTCTGTTTGGTGAATGAGCCTGCTGCTCGTTTGGGCTCCGATAACGACGCCAAGGAGTTCTTGGACCAGATGGCACAGAAATACGCTTCTCGTGCTGGCATCTCGCTTTCTTCCGGTTCGGCTAGCGGCTCTggcgctgctgctggaggTGCTGTTATTGATAGTGCTGCCTTGGATGCCATGGCCGCTGAAAACAAGGCCTTGGCGAAGCAACAGCTTGAAACATTGGCTCGTTACTTGCAATTGGACTTGAACAAGGGCGCCAAGtccttcatcaaggaaaaagaagccgCCGTTCTTTTGCAGAAGGAGCTCGATCTTTGGGAGGCCGAGCACGGCGAATACTACGCCAAGGGTATCCAActgatcttctccaacttgaaAGCTAGAACTTACGACTCTTACTGGAACTGGGCCCGTCAAGACCTTTTGCTGATGTGGTTTGACATCATTTTCGGGAAGTTGACCTCTGTCGACAGAGAAACCATCAGCCAGTGTATCCAGATCATGAACAGAGCTTCACCTACtttgatcaagttcatgCAATACCATATTGACCACACCCCAGAGTACAAGGGCGAGACTTACCAGCTTGCTAAGAAGTTGGGCCAGCAGTTAGTTGACAACTGTAAGCAGGTTTTGGATGTGGACCCCGTCTACAAAGATGTTTCCAGAATTACTGGCCCCAAGACCACCGTGGATGCAAAGGGTAAAATCGTGTACAGCGAGGTGAACAAGGAGTCTGTTAGGAAGTTTGAGCAGTACGTCTACGAGATGGCCCAGGGTGGTAAATTGACCAAGAGAGATGCCCAGCCTACCATCCAGGAGGACTTGGCTAGAGTGTACAAGGCCATGACCAAGCAAGCTTCCGTTTCCAAGTCCACCAAGCTTGAACTTGAGAAGTTATACAAGCAGTTGACCGACTTCATGGAAAAATCTCAGGTAATTGAGACTGAGCAGGTTACCAGAGATGCTTTGGGACGCCGCTCTGGTTCTGACACTCCTACTGACGAGGAGGCTGCCTCTAGCGACGACGAAATCGCCTCTTTGCCAGACAAGACCTcgattttgcaaccagtgTCGTCGACTATCCCACCACAAACCATTCCCTTCTTGCACTTGCAGAGAAAGACCAAGCTGGGCTGGGAGTACGATCCCAAATTGTCTGCTATGTACTTGGACGGCTTGGAAAGTGGTGCTGTTAACGGTTTGACTTTCAAGGACAGATACGTGTTGGTGACAGGTGCTGGTGCCGGTTCCATTGGTGCAGAGATTTTGCAGGGCTTGATCTCTGGTGGTGCCAAGGTTGTGGTCACCACTTCAAGattctccaagaaggttACTGAATACTACCAGTCCATGTACTCAAGATACGGTGCTGCCGGATCCACCTTGATTGTGGTGCCATTCAACCAGGGTTCCAAACAGGACGTTGATGCTCTTGTTGACTACATCTACGACAGTAAGAACGGGTTGGGCTGGGACTTGGATGCCATCAttccatttgcagccattcctgAAAACGGTAACGGCTTGGACAACATCGATTCCAAGTCCGAGTTGGCCCACAGAATCATGTTGACCAACTTGTTGCGTCTCTTGGGTGCCgtcaaggccaagaagacCACTGACACCCGTCCAGCGCAAGTTGTGTTGCCGTTGTCTCCTAACCACGGAACCTTTGGATTCGACGGTCTCTACTCCGAGTCGAAAATCTCTCTCGAAACCTTGTTCAACAGATGGTACTCTGAAGACTGGTCTACCAAGCTCACCATTTGTGGCGCCATTATCGGCTGGACCAGAGGTACCGGTCTCATGAGTGCCAACAACATCATTGCCGAAGGCATCGAGAAAATGGGTGTCAGAACTTTCTCGCAGAAGGAAATGGccttcaacatcttggGTCTTTTGACGCCTAAGATCGTCAACTTGTGCCAGGAGCAGCCAGTGATGGCTGACTTGAACGGTGGGTTGCAGTTCAtcgacaacttgaaggagttcACTTCCAAATTGAGAACCGACTTGGTAGAAAACGCTGACGTTCGCAGAGCCGTCTCCATTGAGCAGTCGATCGAGCAGAAGGTTGTCCATGGCGACAGTGTGGATGCCAACTACTCCAAGGTTACCGTGCAGCCTCGTGCCAACATGACATTCAGCTTCCCCGACATGAAGAGCTAtgacgagatcaagcagGTCGCTCCAGAGTTGGAAGGTatgttggacttggagCTGTTGATTGTGGTGACCGGTTTCGCCGAAGTTGGTCCATGGGGTAACTCCAGAACGCGTTGGGAGATGGAAGCGTATGGTGAATTCTCCTTGGAAGGGTGCATTGAGATGGCCTGGATCATGGGCTTGATCAAGTACCACAACGGCCCACTCAAGGGCAAGCCTTACGCTGGTTGGGTAGACGCCAAGACCCAGCAGCCTGTTGACGACAAGGACGTGAAGGCCAAGTACGAGGAGCAGATATTGGAGCACTCTGGTATTCGTCTCATTGAGCCCGAGTTGTTCGATGGCTACGACCctcagaagaagcagatgaTCCaggaagttgttgttcagCACGACATGGAGCCTTTCGAGGCCTCCAAAGAAACTGCCGAGCAGTACAAGCATCAGCACGGCGACAAGTGTGAGATCTTTGAGATTGAGGGCACTGGCGAGTACACCGTTAGAATTTTGGCCGGCGCTACCCTCTACGTGCCCAAGGCACTCAGATTCGACCGTTTGGTTGCTGGTCAGATTCCAACCGGTTGGGACGCCCGCCACTATGGTATTCCTGAGGATACCATCTCTCAGGTGGACCCTATCACGTTGTACGTTCTCGTGTCGACCGTCGAAGCCCTCTTGTCTGCTGGTATCACTGACCCATACGAATTTTACAAATATGTCCATGTGTCTGAGGTGGGTAACTGTTCTGGGTCAGGTATGGGTGGTGTATCTGCCCTCAGAGGTATGTTCAAGGACCGTTACAAAGACATGCCAGTACAAAACGATATCTTGCAAGaatccttcatcaacaccatGGCTGCCTGGGTTAATATGTTGTTGCTCTCATCCTCCGGTCCTATCAAGACTCCTGTTGGTGCATGTGCCACTGCCGTTGAGTCTGTTGACACCGGTATTGAGACCATCCAGTCCGGCAAGGCCAAGGTGTGTATCGTTGGTGGCTACGACGACTTCCAGGAGGAAGGCTCTTACGAGTTCGCCAACATGAACGCCACTTCCAACGCCGTCGACGAATTTGCCCACGGCAGAACCCCATCTGAGATGTCCAGACCggccaccaccaccagaAACGGTTTCATGGAGGCCCAAGGTTCCGGTATCCAGGTAATTATGACCGCCGACTTGGCCATCAAGATGGGTGTTCCAATCTACGCTGTTTTGGCCATGACTGCCACGGCAACCGACAAAATCGGCCGTTCCGTGCCTGCTCCAGGTAAGGGTATTTTGACCACCGCCAGAGAGCATCACGGCTCGTTGAAGTACCCACTGGCTATGTTGAACATCAAGTACAGAAACAGACAGTTGAAGCAAAGATTGGCCCAGATCGCCGCCTGGGAAGAGTCTGAGATTGACTTCTTGGGTGACGAGGCCGAGTTGGCCAGAGATGAGTATGGCGCTGACTTCTCCATCGACGATTTCACCAAGGAGAGAGCTGAGGAGATTCACAGAGAAGCCCGCAGACAGGTTGCTGACGCCAAGAAGCAATGGGGCAACAACTTCTACAAGGCTGACCCTAGAATTGCTCCATTGAGAGGTGCTTTGGCCACTTTTGGCTTGACCATCGACGACTTGGGTGTTGCTTCCTTCCACGGTACTTCTACCAAGGCCAACGATAAGAATGAGAGTGCTACAATCAACGAGATGATGAAACACTTGGGCAGATCTGAAGGTAATCCAGTGTTTGGCGTTTTCCAGAAGTACTTGACTGGTCACCCCAAGGGTGCTGCCGGTGCCTGGATGTTGAACGGTGCCATTCAAATTTTGAACTCTGGTATTGTGCCAGGTAACAGAAACGCTGACAATGTCGACAAGATGTTGCAAGACTTTGAGTACGTCTTGTACCCACTGAGATCGATCCAGACCGACGGTATCAAGGCGGTTTCTGTGACCTCTTTTGGTTTCGGACAGAAGGGTGCTCAGGCCATTGTCGTCCATCCAGACTACTTGTACGCTGTTTTGGACAAGACCACTTACAACGACTACGCTGCCAGAGTGACCGCCAGAAACAAGAGAGCCTACCGCTACATGCACAATGCCATCACGAGAAACTCCATGTTCAAGGCTAAGGACAAAGCACCATACGGTGACGACTTGGAGCAGCCAGTGTACTTGGACCCATTGGCCAGAGTTGAGGAGAGCAAGAACGGCCTTGTTTTCTCGAAGAACGGTATCCAGTCTGAGAAGGCCTATGTTTCCAACAACGCTGCTTCAACTGCAAAGGCATTAGCCTCGTTGAACAATGGCTCCAAGGGTGTCGGTGTGGATGTTGAATTGCTCTCTGAGTTGAACTTGGAAAATGAGACGTTCATCGAAAGAAACTTcaccgaggaagagattgCCTACGCCCACCAGGCTGCCCATCCTCGAGCATCTTTCACCGGCACTTGGTCGGCCAAGGAGGCCGTGTTCAAGGCTTTGGGTGTTTCGTCTAAAGGAGCAGGTGCTGCTTTGAGAGACATTGAGATTGTCAGAGACGCCAAGGGTGCTCCTACTGTTGTGTTGGCTGGtgaggccaagaaggctgctgctgctgctggcgtCAAGAACGTCAAGGTATCTATCTCTCACGACGACTTCCAGGCCACCGCTGTTGCGCTCAGCGAGTTTTAA
- the DNM1 gene encoding dynamin-related GTPase DNM1 — protein MSLQDLIPVVNKLQDIVTTTQLADIDLPVLAVVGSQSCGKSSVLENIVGKDFLPRGTGIVTRRPLVLQLIHVNPDDPIVHEYNRADLSRSSSEGSSSEVSLEEHLRRNTQRANGTIHSEASAEASSPPSEWGEFLHIPNKRFYNFDDIRKEIESETLRIAGQNKGISRLSINLKVYSDKVLNLTLVDLPGLTKIPIGDQPTDIERQTRSLILEYISKPNCIILAVSPANVDLVNSESLKLARQVDPTGKRTVGVLSKLDLMDQGTNALDILKGNVYPLKLGFIGVVNRSQQDIQDNKSLEDSLRSEQQFFANHPAYRSFASKCGTRYLSLTLNRILMNHIRERLPDIKAKLNTLMGQTEQELASYGDYPSLVDTKEGRAALLLNLMTKFANSVINSVEGTSFDDVSIKELCGGARIYYIYNEVFGSQLASINPTQNLSVKDIRTAIRNSSGPRPSLFVPELAFDLLVKPQIKLLEEPSRRCVELVYEELMKIVHTICNAGSNVDMTRYPKLQAKLMETVSDLLRERLGPTIKYVESMIEIQQAYINTNHPNFVGAAKAMAIVVEERRRQRENEQRARMRLATTKILNRNKESDESDETESELPNGTAEPKDIDISQIDDDVKPPVVHKHKRSDSLKTQQTLKSDTTSQGHESYFNYFFGKDPIMHQQHLQAQAQLNPTPFKFPQPQEPTLQFNNNFISNGGSIHADMKGLNLQDQVPNGSSASEAENGSVSHIEHGEDGSINELNEREQLECELIRRLIVSYFGIVREIIQDQVPKSIMCLLVNYIKQNIQNRLVVKLYNEKYFDELLQEDETIQMEREKCINLLKTYREASKIISDVV, from the coding sequence ATGTCCCTTCAGGATCTCATCCCGGTGGTCAACAAGCTCCAGGATATCGTCACCACCACCCAGTTGGCCGACATCGACTTGCCCGTGTTGGCCGTTGTGGGCTCCCAGCTGTGTGGGAAGCTGTCGGTGTTAGAGAATATTGTGGGCAAAGACTTCTTGCCTCGAGGCACGGGGATCGTCACCAGAAGACCGTTGGTGTTGCAGTTGATCCACGTGAACCCAGACGACCCCATTGTGCACGAGTACAACAGGGCAGATTTGTCGAGATCGTCGAGTGAGGGCTCCTCTTCGGAAGTGAGCTTGGAGGAGcacttgagaagaaacacTCAGAGGGCTAATGGCACCATCCACAGCGAGGCATCTGCCGAAGCGTCATCGCCTCCCCTGGAGTGGGGGGAGTTCTTGCACATCCCCAATAAGCGGTTCTACAACTTCGACGATATCCGCAAGGAGATCGAGTCGGAAACGTTGCGGATCGCAGGTCAGAACAAAGGAATCTCCCGCTTGtccatcaacttgaaggttTACTCGGACAAGGTGCTCAACTTAACATTGGTGGACTTGCCGGGGCTCACCAAGATCCCCATTGGCGACCAGCCCACCGACATTGAGCGCCAGACCCGCTCGTTGATCCTAGAGTATATTTCCAAGCCCAACTGCATTATCTTGGCTGTTTCGCCTGCCAACGTGGACTTGGTCAACTCAGAGTCTCTCAAATTGGCTCGCCAGGTCGATCCAACGGGCAAGAGAACCGTCGGTGTCTTGTCCAAGCTCGATTTGATGGACCAGGGCACCAACGCTTTGGACATTTTGAAGGGCAACGTTTATCCCTTGAAGTTGGGCTTTATTGGAGTGGTGAATAGATCCCAGCAAGATATTCAGGACAATAAGCTGCTCGAGGACTCGTTGCGCTCAGAGCAGCAGTTCTTTGCAAACCACCCAGCGTACCGCTCGTTCGCTTCGAAATGTGGTACGCGTTACTTGTCCTTGACGTTGAACCGAATCTTGATGAACCACATCAGAGAGAGATTGCCTGAcatcaaggccaagttgaacacCCTCATGGGCCAGACCGAGCAAGAGTTGGCTTCTTACGGGGATTACCCCTCATTGGTGGACACCAAAGAGGGCCGTGCTGCTTTGCTCCTCAATTTGATGACGAAGTTTGCCAACAGCGTCATCAACTCTGTTGAGGGCACCTCTTTCGATGATGTCTCGATCAAAGAGTTGTGCGGTGGTGCTCGTATTTATTATATCTACAACGAGGTGTTTGGCTCTCAATTAGCTTCGATCAACCCGACGCAGAATTTATCTGTCAAGGACATTAGGACTGCCATCAGAAACTCTCTGGGGCCACGCCCATCGTTGTTTGTCCCCGAGTTGGCCTTTGACTTGCTCGTGAAGCCCCAAATCAAGCTTTTAGAGGAGCCTTCTAGAAGATGTGTTGAGCTTGTTTACGAAGAGCTTATGAAGATTGTTCACACCATATGTAATGCTGGCAGCAACGTTGATATGACCAGATACCCCAAGTTGCAAGCCAAGCTCATGGAGACAGTTAGTGACTTGTTGCGCGAAAGGTTAGGTCCTACCATAAAATACGTCGAGTCGATGATCGAGATCCAACAGGCATACATCAACACCAATCATCCTAACTTTGTCGGTGCTGCGAAGGCGATGGCCATtgtcgttgaagaaagacgCAGACAACGTGAAAACGAACAGAGAGCTAGAATGAGACTAGCCACGACGAAGATTTTGAACAGAAACAAGGAGAGTGACGAGTCTGACGAGACAGAAAGTGAGCTTCCAAACGGTACTGCTGAACCTAAAGACATTGATATATCCCAGATTGACGATGACGTCAAGCCACCTGTCGTTCACAAGCACAAGAGAAGTGATTCTCTCAAGACACAGCAAACACTCAAATCGGACACTACCAGCCAGGGCCACGAGTCTTACTTCAACTACTTCTTCGGCAAAGACCCAATCATGCATCAACAGCACTTGCAGGCGCAAGCACAATTAAACCCAACACCATTCAAATTCCCTCAACCACAGGAGCCAACGTTGCagttcaacaacaacttcatcagcAATGGCGGCAGTATACACGCCGACATGAAGGGTCTTAACCTCCAGGACCAGGTACCTAACGGCAGCTCGGCATCGGAGGCCGAGAATGGCCTGGTTTCGCACATTGAGCATGGTGAGGATGGAAGCATTAACGAGCTCAACGAGCGTGAGCAGCTAGAATGTGAGTTGATCAGAAGATTGATCGTGTCGTACTTCGGTATTGTGAGAGAGATCATTCAGGACCAGGTGCCAAAGTCAATCATGTGTCTCTTGGTGAACTACATCAAGCAGAATATCCAGAACAGGCTCGTGGTGAAGTTGTATAATGAAAAGTATTTTGACGAGTTGCTTCAGGAAGACGAGACGATCCAGATGGAGAGGGAGAAGTGtatcaacttgttgaaaacATACAGGGAGGCGTCGAAGATTATCAGCGATGTTGTTTAA